From Gimesia panareensis, the proteins below share one genomic window:
- a CDS encoding RNA polymerase sigma factor, producing MEDQNLIELVTAAQNGDRDAFGSLVVQFESTVFAIVMKRLRNHAEASEVTQDVFIQAMRKLSQLNAPERFGGWLRQIAVRMSINRAVRRPNECIQSPDTFIVLDDEPENPLDKLLESERATELRGGLAQLGEVDRETLISFYFKGQSLKEMSDEFDRPIGTIKRRLHTARNRLREALLDVQSV from the coding sequence ATGGAAGATCAGAACTTAATCGAATTAGTTACGGCTGCTCAGAATGGAGATCGGGACGCCTTCGGTTCACTTGTTGTTCAATTTGAATCGACGGTCTTCGCGATCGTCATGAAGCGTCTGCGTAACCACGCTGAAGCCAGTGAAGTCACTCAGGATGTCTTCATCCAGGCCATGCGGAAACTGTCACAGCTGAATGCACCGGAGCGATTCGGTGGCTGGCTGCGTCAGATTGCCGTCCGGATGTCGATCAATCGAGCTGTCCGTCGGCCGAACGAATGCATTCAGAGCCCGGATACCTTCATCGTCCTGGACGATGAACCGGAAAACCCGCTGGACAAACTGCTGGAAAGCGAGCGGGCTACTGAACTGCGTGGCGGACTGGCGCAGCTGGGTGAAGTCGACCGTGAAACTCTGATCTCATTCTACTTCAAGGGCCAGTCCCTGAAGGAAATGAGTGACGAATTCGATCGGCCTATCGGTACGATCAAGCGTCGACTGCACACCGCACGAAACCGTCTGCGGGAAGCACTCCTGGACGTTCAGTCCGTCTGA